Proteins from one Impatiens glandulifera chromosome 2, dImpGla2.1, whole genome shotgun sequence genomic window:
- the LOC124927631 gene encoding 29 kDa ribonucleoprotein A, chloroplastic yields the protein MAAQEAAFYLFSSLAPRFSISSLHAKPSSFPSLSQTLSFPSVSFSILPFRPLRRTPLFEFQLCSAVQEISVQDEEEEQSQNSNQRKKLFVLNLPWSFTVEEIKNIFGECGTVADVEIIKQKDGKSRGFAFITMDSGEEAQAVISKFDSQELSGRIIRVDFAKRLKKPSKNPPVRTQTGEARYKLYVSNLAWKVRSTHLKELFSSDFNPISTRVVFDNPSGKSAGYGFVSFATKEEAESAISSLDGKELLGRPIRLKISERNAENSEIENGEVKISERNAENSEIENVEVPAIEESEQSQALHT from the exons ATGGCTGCTCAGGAGGCAGCTTTctatctcttctcttctctagCTCCTCGTTTCTCCATATCCTCACTACACGCTAAACCTTCTTCTTTCCCTTCTCTTTCACAAACCCTAAGTTTTCCATCCGTTTCTTTCTCCATTCTCCCCTTTCGCCCACTACGAAGAACACCCTTGTTCGAATTCCAGCTCTGCTCCGCTGTACAAGAGATTTCAGTTCAAGACGAAGAGGAAGAGCAGTCTCAGAATTCAAATCAAAGGAAAAAGCTTTTCGTGTTGAACTTGCCCTGGTCTTTTACAGTAGAGGAGATTAAGAACATCTTCGGCGAATGCGGAACAGTTGCAGATGTTGAG ATAATCAAGCAAAAGGATGGGAAAAGCAGAGGTTTTGCGTTCATCACAATGGATTCTGGTGAAGAAGCTCAGGCTGTAATCAGCAAGTTTGATTCTCAG GAATTATCAGGTAGGATCATTAGAGTTGATTTTGCAAAGAGACTTAAGAAACCTTCAAAGAATCCTCCAGTTCGAACACAAACAGGAGAGGCTCGTTATAAACTATATGTCTCCAATCTTGCATGGAAAGTAAGATCGACTCATCTGAAAGAACTTTTCTCATCAGATTTTAATCCAATTTCTACTAGGGTTGTCTTTGATAACCCTTCGGGAAAGTCTGCTGGATACGGGTTTGTTTCATTCGCGacaaaggaggaagcagagtCTGCAATTTCTTCTTTAGATGGGAAG GAATTGCTGGGTCGGCCTATTCGCTTAAAAATCAGCGAGAGAAATGCTGAAAACTCGGAGATTGAAAATGGGGAAGTAAAAATCAGTGAGAGGAATGCTGAAAACTCGGAGATCGAAAATGTGGAAGTGCCCGCAATTGAAGAATCTGAACAATCGCAGGCTTTGCACACATAA
- the LOC124926433 gene encoding ABC transporter B family member 2-like, with product MSHNQPDLSAAGDHRQSENKPTLPKTQTISIAKLFSFADTYDYFLMFFGSIGACVHGASVPVFFIFFGKLINIIGLAYLFPAAASHKVAKYSLDFVYLSVVILFSSWIEVACWMHSGERQAGKMRMAYLRSMLNQDISLFDTEASTGEVIAAITSDIIVVQDALSEKVGNFMHYISRFLAGFIIGFVRVWQISLVTLSIVPLIALAGGIYAYVATGLIASVRKSYIKAGEIAEEVIANVRTVHAFAGEERAVKAYKTSLLGTYSYGRKAGLAKGLGLGTLHCVLFLSWALLVWFTGIVVHKDIANGGDSFTTMLNVVIAGLSLGQAAPDISAFIRAKSAAYPIFKMIERDTIIKKSENNKSGTKLNKVEGGIEFQTVNFHYPSRPDVPIFTNFNLQIPPGKIVALVGGSGSGKSTVISLIERFYEPTAGKILLDGFDIKSLDLQWLRKQIGLVNQEPALFATTIRENILYGKDDATMDDITRAAKLSEAVSFINNLPDRYETQVGERGIQLSGGQKQRIAIARALVKNPSILLLDEATSALDAESEKSVQVALDRVMVGRTTVVIAHRLSTVRHADTIAVVRNGEIVEIGSHDELISRRDSAYSSLVHLQETATLHRLNSQGPSMSRPVSMKFSRELSRTMSRGTSFQSDRISIGWIGGEENVNKMKVDVSSRRLYSMIGPDWKYGISGTICAFIAGAQMPLFALGVTQALVSYYMGWETTQREVKKISLLFCGGAFITVIVHAIAHLSFGIMGERLTLRVREKMFSAILKNEIGWFDGMENSSSMLASRLEADATLLRTVVVDRSTILLQNLGLVVTSFIIAFILNWRLTLVVMATYPLIISGHISEKMFMRGYGGNLSKAYLKANMLAGEAVSNIRTVAAFCAEEKVLDLYSHELEEPSRRSFVRGQIAGIFYGVSQFFIFSSYGLALWYGSTLMAKELASFKSVMKSFMVLIVTALVMGETLAMAPDILKGNQMLASVFEVLDRKTEVKSDVGEDVSKVEGNIELKGVHFSYPSRPDVVIFKDFDLKVRAGKSMALVGQSGSGKSSVIALILRFYDPTSGRVMIDDRDIRKLKLKTLRKHVGLVQQEPALFATSIFENILYGKEEASEGEVMEAAKLANAHNFISALPEGYSTKVGERGVQLSGGQKQRVAIARAVLKNPAILLLDEATSALDVESERVVQQALDRLMKNRTTVMVAHRLSTIKNADQIAVLQDGKIIEKGIHSELVENKNGAYYKLINLQQQQQQQK from the exons ATGAGCCATAATCAGCCGGACCTCTCCGCCGCCGGCGACCACCGGCAATCAGAAAACAAACCCACCTTACCAAAAACCCAAACCATATCCATAGCCAAACTCTTCTCTTTCGCCGACACTTATGATTATTTCCTCATGTTTTTTGGATCCATTGGAGCTTGTGTTCATGGTGCTTCTGTCCctgttttcttcattttctttggTAAATTGATCAATATCATTGGACTAGCTTATCTCTTTCCGGCCGCCGCATCCCATAAAGTTGCTAAG TATTCACTGGATTTTGTGTATCTCAGTGTGGTTATTCTATTCTCTTCATGGATAg aggtGGCATGTTGGATGCATAGTGGAGAAAGACAAGCGGGGAAGATGAGAATGGCGTATTTAAGATCAATGTTGAATCAAGATATTAGTTTATTTGATACTGAAGCTTCTACTGGTGAAGTTATTGCTGCCATTACTAGTGATATTATTGTTGTTCAAGATGCCCTATCCGAGAAg GTGGGGAATTTTATGCATTACATAAGTCGATTCTTAGCTGGTTTCATAATCGGATTTGTACGAGTATGGCAAATAAGTCTCGTAACTCTCTCCATCGTTCCCTTAATTGCTCTTGCCGGCGGTATCTACGCTTATGTAGCCACAGGTCTCATTGCAAGTGTTCGAAAATCTTATATTAAAGCTGGCGAAATCGCTGAAGAGGTTATTGCCAATGTTAGAACGGTTCATGCATTCGCGGGCGAAGAAAGGGCTGTAAAAGCTTATAAAACGTCGCTCCTTGGAACTTATAGTTACGGAAGAAAAGCTGGTTTGGCGAAAGGTTTAGGCCTCGGAACTTTGCATTGTGTTCTTTTTCTTTCGTGGGCACTTCTAGTCTGGTTTACGGGTATCGTCGTTCATAAGGATATCGCTAATGGTGGAGATTCTTTCACTACTATGCTCAACGTCGTCATTGCTGGCTT GTCATTGGGGCAGGCGGCGCCGGACATCTCCGCCTTCATCAGAGCAAAATCAGCAGCATATCCAATCTTCAAAATGATCGAAAGAGATACAATAATCAAGAAGAGCGAAAACAACAAATCCGGTACAAAACTAAACAAAGTAGAAGGcggaatcgaatttcaaaccgtAAATTTCCACTATCCATCTCGTCCAGACGTACCAATCTTCACCAATTTCAATCTCCAAATCCCTCCCGGAAAGATCGTCGCCTTAGTAGGCGGTAGCGGATCCGGAAAAAGCACAGTCATATCATTAATCGAACGTTTCTACGAACCAACCGCCGGCAAAATCCTCCTAGACGGCTTCGATATCAAATCATTAGATCTCCAATGGTTAAGAAAACAAATCGGATTAGTAAATCAAGAACCAGCTCTATTCGCAACAACAATAAGAGAGAATATACTATACGGAAAAGACGATGCTACAATGGATGATATAACACGAGCTGCTAAGTTATCAGAAGCGGTTAGTTTCATAAACAATTTACCTGATAGATATGAAACGCAGGTAGGTGAGAGAGGGATACAGTTATCGGGAGGACAGAAACAGAGGATTGCGATTGCGCGTGCTTTGGTGAAGAATCCTTCGATACTTTTGTTAGATGAAGCTACGAGTGCGCTTGATGCGGAATCGGAGAAGAGTGTTCAGGTTGCGCTTGATCGTGTTATGGTGGGAAGAACGACGGTGGTGATTGCGCATAGATTGTCTACTGTTAGACATGCGGATACGATTGCGGTTGTGAGAAATGGTGAAATTGTTGAAATTGGAAGCCATGATGAGTTGATTTCGAGAAGAGATAGTGCTTATTCTTCTCTGGTTCATCTTCAAGAAACCGCTACTTTGCATCGTCTTAATTCTCAAGGTCCTTCTATGTCAAGACCCGTCAg CATGAAATTTTCACGAGAGTTGTCCCGAACAATGAGCCGAGGAACAAGCTTTCAGTCCGATAGAATTTCAATTGGATGGATAGGCGGTGaagaaaatgttaataaaatgaAAGTCGATGTTTCCAGCCGGAGATTATACTCTATGATCGGTCCAGATTGGAAATATGGAATCTCGGGCACGATTTGTGCCTTTATTGCCGGAGCTCAGATGCCACTTTTCGCTCTTGGTGTCACTCAAGCTCTTGTATCTTATTACATGGGATGGGAGACTACACAACGCGAAGTTAAGAAAATTTCTCTACTTTTTTGTGGAGGTGCTTTTATAACCGTCATTGTTCATGCTATTGCTCATCTTTCTTTCGGGATTATGGGAGAGCGACTCACTCTTCGTGTTCGCGAAAAGATGTTTTcag CCATTTTGAAAAATGAGATTGGGTGGTTTGACGGCATGGAGAACTCGAGTTCTATGCTCGCGTCGCGTTTGGAGGCTGACGCCACGTTGTTGAGAACTGTGGTTGTCGATCGCTCTACGATTTTACTACAAAATCTTGGTTTGGTTGTCACCTCGTTTATCATTGCGTTTATATTGAATTGGAGATTGACTCTTGTTGTTATGGCGACTTATCCTTTGATCATAAGCGGTCATATAAGCGAG AAAATGTTTATGAGAGGATATGGAGGAAACTTAAGCAAAGCATATCTAAAAGCAAACATGCTAGCCGGTGAAGCCGTAAGCAACATTCGAACCGTGGCTGCATTTTGCGCCGAAGAGAAAGTTCTCGATCTTTACTCTCATGAACTCGAAGAGCCTTCAAGACGTTCATTCGTTCGTGGCCAAATTGCGGGTATTTTCTATGGAGTTTCTCAATTCTTCATATTCTCATCTTACGGCCTAGCTTTATGGTATGGTTCTACTCTAATGGCGAAGGAACTTGCTAGCTTTAAATCGGTCATGAAATCTTTTATGGTTCTCATTGTAACCGCTCTTGTTATGGGAGAAACACTTGCAATGGCACCGGATATTCTTAAAGGTAACCAAATGTTGGCGTCGGTTTTTGAAGTGCTTGATAGGAAAACCGAGGTTAAAAGCGACGTTGGTGAAGATGTGTCGAAGGTAGAAGGAAATATAGAATTGAAAGGGGTACATTTTAGCTATCCTTCACGTCCGGATGTTGTTATATTCAAGGATTTCGATTTGAAAGTTCGCGCCGGCAAGAGCATGGCTCTTGTGGGACAGAGTGGCTCCGGAAAGAGCTCGGTCATTGCTCTCATTCTTCGCTTTTATGATCCAACCTCGGGAAGAGTCATGATCGATG ATAGAGATATCAGGAAATTGAAGCTAAAAACACTACGCAAACACGTCGGTTTAGTCCAACAGGAACCGGCCCTATTCGCGACATCAATTTTCGAAAACATCCTCTATGGAAAAGAAGAAGCTTCGGAAGGAGAAGTGATGGAAGCCGCAAAGCTAGCAAATGCACATAACTTCATAAGCGCCCTACCTGAGGGATATTCAACCAAAGTAGGAGAACGAGGTGTTCAACTTTCGGGTGGCCAAAAACAACGCGTAGCCATTGCTCGCGCGGTTCTAAAGAATCCGGCTATACTTCTTTTGGACGAGGCAACTAGTGCTTTAGATGTTGAGTCGGAAAGAGTGGTTCAACAAGCGTTGGATAGGTTAATGAAGAATCGAACGACGGTTATGGTGGCTCATCGACTTTCTACTATTAAGAATGCGGATCAAATTGCGGTTTTGCAAGATGGGAAGATAATTGAGAAAGGAATACATTCGGAGCTAGTGGAGAATAAGAATGGAGCTTATTATAAACTCATCAATTTACaacagcaacaacaacaacaaaaatga
- the LOC124926730 gene encoding 60S ribosomal protein L24-2-like, with product MVLKTELCRFSGAKIYPGRGIRFIRSDSQVFLFANSKCKRYFHNRLKPSKLTWTAMYRKQHKKDIAAEAVKKRRRTTKKPYSRSIVGVTLEVIQKRRAEKPEIRDAAREAALREIKERIKKTKDEKKAKKSETIAKSQKVKVNNPKGAAPKGQKLGGGGGKR from the exons ATGGTTCTCAA GACTGAGCTATGCCGTTTCAGTGGTGCCAAGATATACCCAGGAAGGGGTATTAGATTCATCCGTTCAGATTCTCAG GTTTTCCTATTTGCAAATTCAAAGTGCAAGAGGTATTTCCATAACCGTCTGAAACCATCCAAGCTTACCTGGACAGCAATGTACAGGAAACAACACAAGAAG GACATTGCTGCTGAGGCAGTTAAAAAGAGGCGTAGAACCACAAAGAAGCCTTATTCAAGGTCCATTGTTGGTGTAACCTTAGAAGTTATACAGAAGAGAAGAGCTGAAAAGCCAGAGATTAGAGATGCAGCCCGAGAAGCAGCTTTGag GGAAATCAAAGAGAGGATCAAGAAAACTAAGGATGAGAAGAAGGCGAAGAAATCTGAAACGATTGCTAAGTCTCAGAAGGTTAAGGTTAACAACCCCAAGGGTGCTGCACCTAAGGGCCAGAAGTTGGGAGGTGGCGGTGGGAAGCggtaa